GAGATAGCAAATATGGAAACGGTCTTTCCGGCATTCATGATTTATGATTACGGTGGAAAAATCAGATTCAGAGAATGTTTAATTGAACCATGGAGCAGTGATTAAAATGGCAGATACAGAATGGATAGAAATTGGACGTGTAGTTGGCGATACCGGACCTAAAGGGGATACCGGAGACATTGGCATCGGAACTGTAATAAAAGGACATTACAACACTTATGAAGAGTTCATTCAGGTTCATCCTTCAGGAAGTTTAGGTGATGCATATATTGTTGACGGTAGCTATTATTATTGGGAGGGAACCGGCTGGGCAAATGCAGGTTCTCTTAAAGGAGATAAAGGTGATACTGGTGATAAAGGTGTTAAAGGAGATACTGGTGCGAAAGGCAGTAAAGGAGACAAAGGCGAGACTGGACCAGCTGGACCGCAAGGAGAACAGGGACTTAAGGGAGATACTGGAGACACAGGACCTGCTGGAGATACTGGACCGGCCGGGCCGACTGGGGACACTGGAGCTACTGGCGCTGGTCTTACTATTAAATGTTCGTATAGTACTTACGAGGAACTGATTAATGAACATCCTCAAGGCAGTGATGGTGATGGCTATCTGGTAAACGGATCTCTTTATGTCTGGAACGGTTCATCATGGAATAATGTCGGAAACATTAAAGGAGATAAAGGAGATACTGGTGAAACCGGAGTTAAAGGAGACACAGGTGTTAAAGGCGATACAGGTGATGCATTCACATTTGAAGATTTCACACCAGAACAATTGGCCAGTTTAAAAGGTCCAAAAGGTGACACTGGAGGCACTGGTAGTAAAGGTGATACTGGTGCTAAGGGAGATACTGGAGCTACAGGTAAAACCGGAGCAAAAGGAGATACTGGTGCAACAGGTCCTGCAACAGATGAAAACGCAGGATGGAAACTGCCAGTCGATGCAATATTGACTACAACAACATTGCCTACTGGTGTTAGCAAAGGATATCGTGTAGCTATTGTAACAAATTCAGTAATGGCTATTAAAGAGTATAACGGTTCGTCATGGGAAACTGAATCACTTGATGCCTATTCTGTGATACCTTTAAAATATTCTGGAGGCATACAGATGTATCTTGCAAAAAGTAGTGGGCCTGTTTATATGGGAGTTGAATATGGAGTCTTCGGTAAGTTCCGCTTCATGACTCAATCAGCTTATGATGCGCTAAGTAGCTATGATGAGGATACAATTTATTTTGTAAGAATTTAATAAGTGATAATATGGAACTGTCAGATGAACTGTTAATAGAAATGAGTTATGTAAATATATCAAAGTACAGAACTAAAGTAATGAAGTCTTTAGATGGAGAAGTGTTAATACCTTCCCAAATAGCTAAAAACTCAGGGATTAGAACAAATCACATTTCAAAGGTTCTGGGAGAATTAAAAGCACATGAACTTGTTGAATGCATTAATCCTGAAGTTAGAAAAGGTAGACTATATAGGCTGACTGAGAAAGGTGATGAGTTAATTAAAAATTTTAAAGAATAATCATCTATAGTAACCAATTTAACTATTATTATAAAACTTTATAATCTTCTTTTCTAATTTCTACGTCACGATCTCTTAAAATCAAATTTTCAATGGTATTATTAATTATTTCATTGAAAACATTTGTAAAATGATTAAACATATCTTCTTCAGTAATGTCATTAGATTCGAAATAACATGAAAATACATGTTTGTTTTGAATGATGTGCTCTGATTCATTAAAGTTATCAATAGCTTGTTTATATTCAATATAATATGGGAAGGGGATATTTTGAATGTCATACGTAGGTGTATTTTCCATTATTGCCAAATATTTTAAAGAAGGAGCATATGTTGGATTGGTTATAACTATTTTTTCAAATTTTTTTTCAAAATCTCCTTTTAAAGTTATTGGTAAATCATCCATTAATTCTGGATTTGAAATGAGATTTACAAACTGCATAATAAGATATGCATGACCTGATAAACATTCTATCCCAACATCTTTATTTTCAACATTAGTTTTAATGTAATTATATACTAAAAGAGTAATTTGAATTTCTCTTTTTAAAAGATTAATAGCCTTTTTTGAATGAATGTATCTTAATTGTAAAAATCTTGAATTTAAATTTTCGTCAAATAATTCATTATTATATTTCATTAAATCCATATTAAATTTAAAATTAATTAAAATACCAATCAATGTTATTGATCCCATAAACAAACTAGCAAACACAGTTTTTATTTCAATTGGAGTACAAACGAAAAAAATTATACCTATAGAAACAATTGCTAAAATTCCCATTATACCTATTAAAAAATAAATCACGCTATTTTTAATATCCATTTATATGCATCCCATATTAATTTCAATATCTAATTAAAAATTAATATGGATTTTAAAGAATTAATATATTTCTCTTTAAGATTTTTAGGATTTTCCATGAAATAAGATGAATGAGTATTGTTCTTACCTCTTCCTTGAAGTGCATCAATTTCTTCTAAACTCAAACCATTTTCGTGATTATATAATGCTGAAGCATGAAATTTTCGTAACATATGACTTCTAAAACGATTATACTTTCTGACTTTACCTAAATTTAAAGTTTCATTAATTTCGTTGAAATAATTATTCAAATAATCTAAATTAGTTTTAAATAACTTATCATCATTTTTTAATTTTCTTTTAGATATAATTAAATAATCTAAGATATAAGTAACGGCTTCTGGAGAACAGAAAGTAAAATAAAACTTATTAGTTTTTTGTCTTTTAAGTTTAAATGTTGGAACTACATCATTTCTCTTAATTAAAATAGTTATTATTTCATAAATATCATTACTATCATGATATTCTTTTGTGGAATCAATAAAATCTTGAATTGTAATATTCAATGTTTCTTGGCGAGCACAGCCACTACTGGAAATAAATAAAATAATTGCTTTCATAATAGGATTAGTGATGTTAATAGCATCTTTAATGATTTTTTTAGTAGGTAAATCTTCAAACATTATTGGTTTTAATTTATTACTATTTTTAAGATTTAAAGGTGGCAAATTATGAATCTCAATTTCAAAATGCCTATAAATAGTTAAGATTCTTTGAAAATGAACTTTAACAGTGCTTATGAGGTATTGTTTTTGTAAATACGCTCTAAAATTTAATAATCTTTTTTTAATCCTACGATTTTTCCATCTAACTCCATTTTCCTCATCTTCTTCAGCTTCTTTAAGAAGTTCTGATAAAGACATGTTATTAAAATTTGTATAAAGTTTGATTGCATTGTTATAACCATAAACAGTTCTATTATTCAAATTTCGAATTTTAATGAACTCATTCATGATTTCTTTGTCTTCATGATTCATAATAATATTTGTTTACTTTCAGAAAAAATGGACATTTTTATGAGAAGATTGGTAAGAAAGGTGAACCTGTTTGTATTGATGATGAAATTCCTTTTGACATTCCAGATACTTGGGAATGGTGTAAGTTTGAAAATATAATTGAGCTCATTTCAGGGAGGGATTTGAAAAAAACACAATATAATGATTTAAATAAAGGCATTCCATATGTTACTGGAGCTAGTAATATTATTAATAATCAATTATTAATTAATAGGTGGACTGAGGAACCGGCAGTTATAGCTATAAAAAAGGATATTTTATTAAGTTGTAAGGGGACTATAGGTAAAATACTAATATTAAATGAAGATAAAGTCCATATTGCTAGACAAATAATGAGTATTCGTTTAATAGATGAAACTTTAATTAATAGGGAGTATATTGTAATATTTTTAATGTATTACGTTAATAATTTAATCAATATTGCTAAAAGTATGATTCCAGGAATATCTCGTGAAGATGTTTTAAAAATTAATATCCCATTACCTCCTTTAAATGAACAAAAGAGAATGGTCAAAGAAATTAATAAGTTAAATCCATTAATTAATGAATATGGTATTAATAAAAAGAAATTAGATAAATTAAATTCTGAATTTCCAGATAAACTTAAGAGTTCTATTTTACAGGAAGCTATTCAAGGTAAGTTGGTTCCTCAAGATTCTAATGATGAACCTGCATCAGTTTTATTGGAAAAAATTAGAGATGAAAAAGAAAGATTGATTAAAGAGAAAAAAATCAAAAGAAATAAAAATGAATCATATATTTTTAAAGAAAACAATCATTTTTATGAAAAAATTGGAAAAGAAGTAGTTGATATAACTAATGATTTACCTTTCGAAATTCCGGGCAATTGGATGTGGTGTAAACTAGAAAATATAACTTCAAATATCCATTATGGTTATACTGCTTCAGCCCAAGAAGTAGGCGATGTAAGACTTCTGAGAATAACTGATATTCATGAAAATAATGTAAATTGGGATTCAGTACCATATTGTGTTATTAGTGAAGATAAATTAGCAAATTACATTTTAAGAAATAGAGACATAGTCATGGCTCGTACTGGAGGAACAATTGGAAAATCCTATATAATTAATAATTTAAATAAAAAAGCTGTTTTTGCTTCTTATTTAATTAGAATTATTCCATTGAAAAATATTAATGAAAATTACTTGAAACAATTTTTTGAAAGTCCTTTATTTTGGAGTCAATTAAGAGATAACACTAAAGGAACAGGACAACCCAATGTCAATGCAAAATCTTTAAAAAATTTATTGATTCCCATACCTCCATTTATTGAACAGGAGATAATTGTTAATAAAATTGAAAAAATATTTAATGAAATTAATTTAAGATTAAAAGTTTAATTCTTCAAATAATAAATCTATTCTTTCAACAATTCTTTTTTGTTCTTCTAAAGAAGGTAATGGAATATTTATTTTTAAAACATCTTCACGAGATATGCCTGGGATCATACTTTTAGCAATATTGATTAAATTAGTAACATAATACATTAAAAATATTACAATATACTCCCTATTAATTAAAGTTTCATCTATTAAACGAATACTCATTATTTGTCTAGCAATATGGACTTTATCTTCATTTAATATTAATATTTTGCCTATTGTTCCTTTACAACTTAATAAAATATCATTTTTTATAGCTATAACTGCAGGCTCATCAGTCCATCTATTAATTAATAATTGGCCATTTATAATATTGCTTGCACCAGTAACATATGGAATTCCTTTTTTTAAATCATTATATTGTGTTTTTTTCAAATCTCTTCCAGAAATAAGTTCAATTATATTTTCTAATTTACACCATTCCCAGTTATCTGGAATATCAAAAGGAAGTTCATCATCAATGCAAATAGGATTGTTTTTTCCAATTTTTTCATAAAAATGATTGTTTTCTTTAATAATAAATTATTACTCAAGTACTTTATTTAAATTATGTACTTTTTCGATTATCTTTTTTTGTTCATTATACGGAGCTAAAGGAATTAAATAATTTTTAATAGTTGATAAATTTAGTTCTTTTTGTTTTGTTGACCCGCCTGCTTTAGATTCTATTACTAACTGTACTGTTGGGCTTGCTAAAAATAAATAGATAAATTCTTGTAAAATATATTCTGCAAATGGTCTTATAATTGTAACATGACTATCTGCAACAGCCCATCCATATTTATTAACAGATTCATCATACAAACCAACCCTGCCTAATGTACCTAAACCTGTCGAATTCCACATTATATCTTTATTTTGTAATATACGTTCTTCATTATATGAATCAACAGTTTTTGGATCAATAAATTTTGCTTTTTCGAGTGAGAATCCCGACCATTGATTGCACTTTTGAGCAACAACAGGGAATTTCTTAATTTCAGAATACTTTGGTGATTTTCCTCTTTGTATATATTTACAAACACTATCTAATCTAACCCACGCCCAATTATCTGGAATTTCAAAAGGAATTTCATCATCAATACAAACAGGTTCATTATCACCAATCTTTTCATAGAAATGATTATCCCTTTTATAAATAAACGATTCGTTTTTGTTTCTTTTGATTTTTTTCTCCTTAATTAATTGTTCTTTTTCTTCACGAATTTTTTCTAATAAAACAGAAGCGGGTTCATCATTTGGATCTTGTGGAACTAATTTACCTTCCATTGCTAATTGAAGTATTGAGTTTTTTAAATCTTCAGCTTTCATAGACTCACCTATTCAATATCCAATATTTTTTTAATTTCAGATAGTGTTTTATCTATTTTAGCTTCGAGTTCTGCTCTTTCTTTTTGATAATTTGCAATTAACTCATCTGGAGGTAAAATTATTTCTTCTTCATGTGGGAAGCCACATAAATCTAAATTATAGTTGTTATCTTTAATTTCATCAATTGTATATAATCTAGCTTTATCAAAGCCGTCAATTTCTATAGGTTGTTTATCGTCCCACCATGATACACAATCATCAAAATGTTCTAATTTCATTGGTTTTGTTTTAGAAAAGTGTTTATAACCTTCAGGCATGTCAACTCTATAAAACCAAGTTTCTTTAGTTCCTTTACTTGATTTATCAAAAAACAGAATATTTGTAGTAATACTTGTATATGGTGCAAAAACGCTTCCTGGAAGTCTTATAACAGTATGCAAGTTAAATTCATCCAATAGTTTCTTTTTAATAGATACTTTTATATTATCAGTTCCGAATAAAAATCCATCAGGTAAAATAACTGCAGCTCTACCATTTTCTTTTAATCGGTACATAATAACTGACATGAATAAATCTGCAGTTTCAGAACTTCTTAAATCTTTAGGGAAATTGTCTTGCACTGTTTTTTTCTCACTTCCACCATAAGGAGGATTCATTATTACAACATCAAATTTTTCATCTTCCGTATAATCCAATACATTCCTGTCAAATGAATTTCCATGAATAATGTTTGGATTATCAAGATCATGTAACAGCATATTAGTTGCACAAAGCATATAAGGTAAAGCTTTCTTTTCTATACCAAATACTGCATTCTTATATAATTCACGATCAGTGGTTGATGAAACCTTATCATCTAATATATTAAGTACTGAAGTTAAAAATCCACCAGTTCCACATGCAAAATCAGCTATTTTTTCATTTAACTCTGGATGTAACATTAATGCCATGAAATCTGTTACTGCACGTGGAGTATAGAATTCTCCAGCATTTCCTGCACTTTGTAAATCTTTAAGTATTTTTTCATATATTTCACCAAATGCATGTTTGTCATTGTAGTCATCAAAATTTAATTCATCAATTATGTTTATGACTTGCCTTAGAAGAACACCATCCTTCATATAATTATTATTGTCTTCAAAAACATCTTTAACGATTTTTTGACCCATTGGTGTGTCTTGAGATATTTCTAAATTTTTAAGTGTTGGAAACAACTCTTGGTTGATAAAGTTAAGTAAGTCATCTCCAGTTTTAGCTTTACCATCTTTTTTATCAACAGCCCAATTTCTCCATCTTAAATGTTCGGGGATGATGGATTTATAATTGTCTTCATAAATTTCCCATTCTTCTTCTTGAGCATCATATATTTTTAAAAATAGTGTCCAAGTCATCTGTTCAATTCTTTGTGCATCACCATTAACACCGGCATCATTGCGCATAATGTCTTGAATGCTTTTAACAAAATTATTTAATTCCATTCCAACCCTCCTCCCTAATCAACATACAACTCTTTTTGTAAATCGTGTATAGCATTCAAAAAACCATCACGCCCACCAAACTCAGAAACGATCTTTTTAGTACTTGCAATTCTTCTAAAAGGGTCATTTTCAAGGATTCTAATATTTTCTATATCTGTTATTCCTTCACTAGAATACTTATCAAGTAATCCTTCAAGTACTTGGCGAGCAATACCTTCATATTTATTTAAGTAATCACGTTTTTTGACGTTGTTCGCTCTTTCTGAACGAGTAAGCGGTTCTTTATCGAATGCAATATGGCATATTAAATCAAAGTCATCCATTTCATCATTACCAGACAATTCTCTTAATTCATCTAAAAAGATTTCATGTTGGTATAACTCATCAATAATAGCTTGTTTTTTATCGTATGAATTCCATGTTTTAATAAATTCTTCTAATGTGGAATATTCTCTTAAGATATTGTTTCTAGTAAAATCAATGAAATTGTCTGTTTTTAATTTCCCATGTTCATCATAACATTGGTTTTGTTCTAAAATAACAGTAACTGGAACTCCATTAACTCTTGGAACAACTTTAGGTGGTTCAACGGGTGGGTCAACAGGATCTGGAATAGGTTTAGGAGGTATATCTTCTAAAATAACAACTGGTTTTCCATCAAATGCTGGATCAGCGAATTTACGGGTATTATTTCTGAAGTCCATAATTGTGAAGAAATTTTTTCCTAAGTCTTCACGTAATCTAGTACCTCTTCCTATAATTTGTTTAAATTCTGTCATGGATCCGATATTCTTATCTAAGACTATTAATTTAGTTGTTTTTGAATCGACACCTGTTGACATTAACATAGATGTTGTTGCAATGACTGGATATTTTTCATGTGAATCTATGAAGTAATCTAATTGTGATTTGCCGAATTCATCATTGCCTGTTATTCTTACAACATATTTGGAATTCTCAGCAACCAAATCATTATTGGCATTGACCAGAGCTTGTCTCATTCTTTCTGCATGATTTGTATCTACACAGAATACAATTGTTTTATCAAACCTATTTGTTCTCTTTAGATATTCTGTTATTTTAGAAGCTACGATTTCTGTTCTTTCATCAATTATAATGTTTTTATCAAAATCTAGAGTATTGTAAATTCTATCTTCAACCGGGTTTCCATGTATATCCAGTTTATCTTTAGGTGGCCTATAGCCATTTGCATCAATGTCAGTTAAAATTCTAATTACTTTGTAAGGTGCTAAAAATCCGTCTTGTATTCCTTGTTTTAAACTGTATGTGTAAACTGGTTCACCAAAGTAGGTAATGTTTGAAGCTTGTTTTGTTTCTTTTGGTGTAGCTGTCATACCAATTTGAGTTGCGGAACTAAAGTACTCTAAAATTTCTCTCCATTCTGAATCAGCTTTCGCACTGCCCCTATGACATTCATCAACAAAAATCAAATCAAAAAATTCAGGATCTAAATCTTCATAAGGTTGTTTATCTGCATCAGGAGTAACTAATTGTTGATAAAGTGCAAAAAATACTTCATAAGAACTGTCCAATTCATGTTTTTGGACTTTGGTCATGACTTTTTCGAATGGTTTGAAGTCTTGTGTCATAGTTTGGTCAATGAGAATATTTCTGTCTGCTAAATACAAAATTTTCTTTTTAGTTCCAGATTTCCATAATCTATGGGCAATTTGAAATGCTGTGAATGTTTTTCCAGTACCAGTTGCCATTACTAATAAAATTCTATTTTTTCCATTAGCAATTGATTCAATTGTTCTATTAATTGCAATTCTTTGATAATAACGTGGAATTTTGGGTTTTTGTCCATTATCTATATGATAAGGTTCTCTTATTATATCTTCAACTTCATCAGAAATTTTCTTTTCATGAATCATTCTCTCCCATAACTCTTCAGGAGAAGGAAATTCTTCTAAATAAAGTTCTCTTTCTTTTCCAGTTATCATATCGTGTTCTAAAAATCCACTACCATTGGAACTGTATACAAAAGGAACATCTAAAATTTCAGCATAATGTATTCCTTGTTGCATGCCATCACCAACAGCATGTTTTTGATCTTTAGCTTCAACAATAGCTAACGGTAAATTTGGTTTATATGAAAGAAGATAATCAGCTCTTTTTCTTGCACCTCTTTTAGCTTTCATGCCTTTGATTATCATTTGCCCATCGGTGAATGAATATTCAAAACGAATTTGGGTTTTATCCCATCCGGCATTTTCAATTGAAGGTGTAATGAATTGATATTTTACATCTTCTTCAGAATAATTATTGTAACTCATTATTGACACAACATTATAATTCTATTAATATATAGTTTATTTTTTGATAAAATAAACTTTTTTATATGAAAGCAATATTGCTTCAAGATAATCAAATAATAAGTTTTAATCAATAATTTTTATTTATGATATTCATGATATGTTCTTTTGTAATTTCGTTAATATTGAATGCTAACTTGCCCCATAATAGGTATTCTTCCTCATCATAGCTTTCATGCCAATCCTCGAGGGAAATCTCATCATCAATGTTGTACTTATCGGCAATACTTTTTGTTTTGTTGTAATATTCCTTAGAATGTTCCAATAGATTATATTCATTGGCCCAATTGATGTTATGTTCTCCTTGTATCACACCTAACTGATATAAATCATTAAGATAATCTTCGAGTGGTATTTTCGGATTTAATCATTATTCTCACTTTTATTATTAGTTACTTCAGTTTTATGTTTATACATTTTTTCTATAAAAAGTAGCTATTATATATAAATATTTATATATTATAAATAATAAATTATATAATAAATTAAGTGGAGGAAAAATTTAATGGCAGATTCTATAATTTTACTTGAAGAGAGAAAAGAAGTCACAACTTTCCTTCTGGATGAAGGTGAAATCACTGCAACTACTGTAACAACCCCTACTGGTGAAACTCCAGGTTATGAATATGCAGGAGATAAAATCAAAGTTGATGATGCCGTAACATTATCAGCTAACTCAGATATTGGAAAACCAACAGTCAAAAAATACACTGCAGCAGATGGTGAAATCATTCTGGGCATTGCAGTAAACGATCCAATCACCATGACTGGTGGTAGAAGAAAAACTGCAATCTTAGTATTAGGTCATTTATTCAGATTAAAATTAGCTAGTGGATTGTCAAATATTAACGTTAAAGATAGAATTGCT
This is a stretch of genomic DNA from Methanobrevibacter sp.. It encodes these proteins:
- a CDS encoding transcriptional regulator; protein product: MELSDELLIEMSYVNISKYRTKVMKSLDGEVLIPSQIAKNSGIRTNHISKVLGELKAHELVECINPEVRKGRLYRLTEKGDELIKNFKE
- a CDS encoding class I SAM-dependent DNA methyltransferase — protein: MELNNFVKSIQDIMRNDAGVNGDAQRIEQMTWTLFLKIYDAQEEEWEIYEDNYKSIIPEHLRWRNWAVDKKDGKAKTGDDLLNFINQELFPTLKNLEISQDTPMGQKIVKDVFEDNNNYMKDGVLLRQVINIIDELNFDDYNDKHAFGEIYEKILKDLQSAGNAGEFYTPRAVTDFMALMLHPELNEKIADFACGTGGFLTSVLNILDDKVSSTTDRELYKNAVFGIEKKALPYMLCATNMLLHDLDNPNIIHGNSFDRNVLDYTEDEKFDVVIMNPPYGGSEKKTVQDNFPKDLRSSETADLFMSVIMYRLKENGRAAVILPDGFLFGTDNIKVSIKKKLLDEFNLHTVIRLPGSVFAPYTSITTNILFFDKSSKGTKETWFYRVDMPEGYKHFSKTKPMKLEHFDDCVSWWDDKQPIEIDGFDKARLYTIDEIKDNNYNLDLCGFPHEEEIILPPDELIANYQKERAELEAKIDKTLSEIKKILDIE
- a CDS encoding restriction endonuclease subunit S, encoding MIKENNHFYEKIGKNNPICIDDELPFDIPDNWEWCKLENIIELISGRDLKKTQYNDLKKGIPYVTGASNIINGQLLINRWTDEPAVIAIKNDILLSCKGTIGKILILNEDKVHIARQIMSIRLIDETLINREYIVIFLMYYVTNLINIAKSMIPGISREDVLKINIPLPSLEEQKRIVERIDLLFEELNF
- a CDS encoding restriction endonuclease subunit S, translating into MFTFRKNGHFYEKIGKKGEPVCIDDEIPFDIPDTWEWCKFENIIELISGRDLKKTQYNDLNKGIPYVTGASNIINNQLLINRWTEEPAVIAIKKDILLSCKGTIGKILILNEDKVHIARQIMSIRLIDETLINREYIVIFLMYYVNNLINIAKSMIPGISREDVLKINIPLPPLNEQKRMVKEINKLNPLINEYGINKKKLDKLNSEFPDKLKSSILQEAIQGKLVPQDSNDEPASVLLEKIRDEKERLIKEKKIKRNKNESYIFKENNHFYEKIGKEVVDITNDLPFEIPGNWMWCKLENITSNIHYGYTASAQEVGDVRLLRITDIHENNVNWDSVPYCVISEDKLANYILRNRDIVMARTGGTIGKSYIINNLNKKAVFASYLIRIIPLKNINENYLKQFFESPLFWSQLRDNTKGTGQPNVNAKSLKNLLIPIPPFIEQEIIVNKIEKIFNEINLRLKV
- a CDS encoding restriction endonuclease subunit S, giving the protein MKAEDLKNSILQLAMEGKLVPQDPNDEPASVLLEKIREEKEQLIKEKKIKRNKNESFIYKRDNHFYEKIGDNEPVCIDDEIPFEIPDNWAWVRLDSVCKYIQRGKSPKYSEIKKFPVVAQKCNQWSGFSLEKAKFIDPKTVDSYNEERILQNKDIMWNSTGLGTLGRVGLYDESVNKYGWAVADSHVTIIRPFAEYILQEFIYLFLASPTVQLVIESKAGGSTKQKELNLSTIKNYLIPLAPYNEQKKIIEKVHNLNKVLE
- the hsdR gene encoding EcoAI/FtnUII family type I restriction enzme subunit R — its product is MSYNNYSEEDVKYQFITPSIENAGWDKTQIRFEYSFTDGQMIIKGMKAKRGARKRADYLLSYKPNLPLAIVEAKDQKHAVGDGMQQGIHYAEILDVPFVYSSNGSGFLEHDMITGKERELYLEEFPSPEELWERMIHEKKISDEVEDIIREPYHIDNGQKPKIPRYYQRIAINRTIESIANGKNRILLVMATGTGKTFTAFQIAHRLWKSGTKKKILYLADRNILIDQTMTQDFKPFEKVMTKVQKHELDSSYEVFFALYQQLVTPDADKQPYEDLDPEFFDLIFVDECHRGSAKADSEWREILEYFSSATQIGMTATPKETKQASNITYFGEPVYTYSLKQGIQDGFLAPYKVIRILTDIDANGYRPPKDKLDIHGNPVEDRIYNTLDFDKNIIIDERTEIVASKITEYLKRTNRFDKTIVFCVDTNHAERMRQALVNANNDLVAENSKYVVRITGNDEFGKSQLDYFIDSHEKYPVIATTSMLMSTGVDSKTTKLIVLDKNIGSMTEFKQIIGRGTRLREDLGKNFFTIMDFRNNTRKFADPAFDGKPVVILEDIPPKPIPDPVDPPVEPPKVVPRVNGVPVTVILEQNQCYDEHGKLKTDNFIDFTRNNILREYSTLEEFIKTWNSYDKKQAIIDELYQHEIFLDELRELSGNDEMDDFDLICHIAFDKEPLTRSERANNVKKRDYLNKYEGIARQVLEGLLDKYSSEGITDIENIRILENDPFRRIASTKKIVSEFGGRDGFLNAIHDLQKELYVD
- a CDS encoding site-specific integrase, which codes for MNHEDKEIMNEFIKIRNLNNRTVYGYNNAIKLYTNFNNMSLSELLKEAEEDEENGVRWKNRRIKKRLLNFRAYLQKQYLISTVKVHFQRILTIYRHFEIEIHNLPPLNLKNSNKLKPIMFEDLPTKKIIKDAINITNPIMKAIILFISSSGCARQETLNITIQDFIDSTKEYHDSNDIYEIITILIKRNDVVPTFKLKRQKTNKFYFTFCSPEAVTYILDYLIISKRKLKNDDKLFKTNLDYLNNYFNEINETLNLGKVRKYNRFRSHMLRKFHASALYNHENGLSLEEIDALQGRGKNNTHSSYFMENPKNLKEKYINSLKSILIFN